One part of the Truepera radiovictrix DSM 17093 genome encodes these proteins:
- a CDS encoding MFS transporter, with translation MPRRPLLFTVFAIAYFLSYFFRSTNAVIAEDLTRDLGLSASQLGLMTSLFFLTFAAAQLPLGRALDRFGPRFVTPALMLAAVVGSALFAAAEAFALLALGRALIGLGMAGVLMGALKAFSAWFSPARFATVSGVFLAIGSSGALGAATPLAWLNAAVGWRAVFWGGAVVTLFSALLIALFSRNAPPHAAAPPSQGPAAGGFRDIFRDPVFWRLAALSFAMIGSMFAYQGLWAGPFLAALGLPSTQVGNLLLLLSGGVVLGYFTVGWLADRFGLVRVAAASALLFTLTQFGMAAYQPTWPLWPLGGLFLVFGVTGASSVLHYAHARQSFPAHLTGRAVTAVNVFAIGGGALLQWGLGGIVGGFASGRGDAPLEAFVAALFVTGALCLGATLFYTALAWRQSPAMTPR, from the coding sequence ATGCCCCGCCGCCCCCTCCTCTTTACCGTCTTCGCGATCGCCTACTTTTTGTCGTACTTTTTCCGCTCGACAAACGCCGTGATCGCCGAGGATCTCACCCGCGACCTCGGCTTGAGCGCGTCGCAGCTCGGGCTCATGACGAGCCTTTTTTTCCTCACCTTCGCCGCCGCGCAGCTGCCGCTCGGGCGGGCGCTCGACCGCTTCGGGCCGCGCTTCGTGACGCCCGCGCTGATGCTCGCGGCGGTGGTGGGGAGCGCGCTCTTCGCCGCCGCCGAAGCGTTCGCCCTGCTCGCTCTCGGGCGGGCGCTCATCGGCCTCGGCATGGCAGGGGTGCTGATGGGGGCGCTCAAGGCCTTTAGCGCGTGGTTCTCGCCGGCGCGCTTCGCCACCGTCTCGGGGGTTTTTCTCGCGATCGGTTCCTCCGGCGCGTTAGGCGCCGCGACGCCGCTCGCGTGGTTAAACGCGGCCGTCGGCTGGCGCGCGGTGTTCTGGGGGGGCGCGGTCGTGACGCTTTTCAGCGCGCTCCTCATCGCGCTCTTTAGCCGCAACGCGCCCCCCCACGCCGCTGCGCCCCCCTCACAGGGTCCCGCCGCCGGCGGGTTCCGCGACATCTTCCGAGACCCCGTCTTCTGGCGCCTCGCCGCTCTAAGCTTCGCGATGATCGGCAGCATGTTCGCCTACCAGGGGCTGTGGGCGGGCCCCTTTTTGGCCGCCCTCGGGCTGCCCAGCACGCAGGTCGGCAACCTGCTCCTGCTCCTTAGCGGCGGGGTGGTGCTCGGCTACTTCACGGTGGGGTGGCTCGCCGACCGGTTCGGGTTGGTGCGGGTAGCGGCCGCGAGCGCGCTGCTTTTCACGCTCACCCAGTTCGGGATGGCCGCCTACCAACCCACCTGGCCCCTCTGGCCGCTGGGGGGGTTGTTTTTAGTGTTCGGCGTGACGGGAGCCTCGAGCGTGCTGCACTACGCCCACGCCCGCCAGAGCTTCCCGGCGCACCTCACCGGGCGCGCGGTGACCGCCGTCAACGTCTTCGCCATCGGCGGCGGGGCGCTGTTGCAGTGGGGGTTGGGCGGCATCGTCGGCGGCTTCGCAAGCGGGCGGGGTGACGCGCCGCTCGAGGCGTTCGTCGCCGCGCTGTTCGTCACGGGGGCGCTCTGCCTCGGCGCGACCCTCTTTTACACCGCGCTCGCGTGGCGCCAGAGCCCCGCGATGACCCCGCGTTAG
- a CDS encoding HAD family hydrolase has product MTLGIAFDLDDTLYLERDYVKSGFRAVAAHVAAGDRALEERAFGILWQDFVQGVRGRAFNRLLAALPELEGRCSITELVACYREHTPAITFLPGVEAALCELRARGARLAVISDGPLVSQAAKAAALGVARYADPVILTDAWGQRYWKPHARAFEAVAEAFALPPERLVYVGDNPEKDFHAPARLGWRSVRLRLPEQVRHHLPHEAVPPTFEVTSVAALREQLLALL; this is encoded by the coding sequence ATGACCCTCGGTATCGCCTTCGACCTCGATGACACTCTCTACCTCGAGCGCGACTACGTCAAAAGCGGCTTTCGCGCCGTCGCCGCGCACGTCGCTGCGGGCGACCGCGCGCTCGAGGAGCGCGCCTTTGGGATTCTGTGGCAGGACTTCGTGCAGGGGGTGCGCGGGCGGGCTTTTAACCGCCTTTTGGCGGCCCTGCCGGAGCTCGAGGGGCGCTGCAGCATCACCGAGCTGGTGGCGTGCTACCGCGAGCACACCCCCGCGATCACCTTTTTGCCGGGGGTTGAAGCGGCGCTCTGCGAGCTGAGAGCGCGCGGCGCCCGCTTGGCGGTCATCTCCGACGGCCCCTTGGTGAGCCAAGCGGCTAAGGCCGCCGCGCTAGGGGTCGCGCGCTACGCCGACCCCGTGATCCTGACCGACGCCTGGGGGCAGCGCTACTGGAAGCCGCACGCGCGCGCCTTCGAGGCGGTCGCAGAGGCCTTTGCGCTCCCCCCCGAGCGGCTCGTGTACGTCGGCGACAACCCCGAAAAGGACTTTCACGCCCCCGCGCGCCTAGGCTGGCGGAGCGTCCGCCTCCGGTTGCCCGAGCAGGTGCGTCACCACCTGCCGCACGAGGCGGTACCGCCGACTTTCGAGGTGACCTCGGTCGCGGCGCTGCGCGAGCAGCTCTTGGCGCTCCTCTAA
- a CDS encoding ATP-grasp domain-containing protein — MTHTSAAPRAYNVLVTSAGRRASLVQAFKRATHARGARVFAGDASALAPTLYLADAAFRLPSVGSPDYVPHLLELVEAHDVGLIVPTIDPELGVLAAHAAAFAELGCKALVSHHAFVEISGDKWLTQQAFASHGLDVPQSWTPEEVQRKGLALPERLFVKPRDGSASRDTYRATPATLPDILTRVPNAIIQEELLGPEVTIDALLDFEGRALHYVPRIRLRTLAGESIQGVTIPDDDLGGWLEGLLAAAAKLGARGPITLQAFLTERGPVLIEVNPRFGGGFPLAYAAGGHYPEWLLALLAGEAVPPRLGEYQRGLYMTRYNVEHFTTELLWEG; from the coding sequence GTGACGCACACGTCAGCTGCGCCGCGCGCCTACAACGTCCTCGTCACCAGCGCCGGGCGGCGCGCTTCGCTCGTGCAGGCGTTTAAACGCGCCACGCACGCGCGCGGCGCGCGGGTGTTCGCGGGGGACGCGAGCGCGCTCGCGCCGACGCTCTACCTAGCGGACGCCGCCTTTCGGCTCCCCAGCGTCGGTTCACCGGACTACGTCCCGCACCTTTTGGAGCTCGTCGAGGCGCACGACGTCGGTCTCATCGTGCCGACTATCGACCCCGAGCTCGGGGTGCTCGCGGCGCACGCCGCTGCCTTCGCCGAACTGGGGTGCAAAGCGCTCGTGTCGCACCACGCGTTCGTCGAGATTAGCGGCGACAAGTGGTTGACCCAGCAGGCCTTTGCCTCGCACGGCCTCGACGTGCCGCAGAGCTGGACCCCCGAGGAGGTGCAGCGCAAGGGGCTCGCGTTGCCCGAGCGGCTCTTTGTCAAACCTCGAGACGGGAGCGCGAGCCGCGACACCTACCGCGCGACCCCGGCGACCCTGCCCGACATCCTCACGCGCGTCCCCAACGCCATCATCCAAGAGGAGCTCTTGGGCCCGGAGGTCACCATCGACGCGCTCCTCGACTTCGAGGGGCGGGCGCTGCACTACGTCCCGCGCATCCGCCTGCGCACGCTTGCCGGCGAGTCGATTCAAGGCGTGACGATCCCCGACGACGACCTCGGCGGGTGGCTCGAGGGGCTCTTGGCGGCGGCGGCCAAGTTGGGCGCGCGCGGCCCCATCACCCTGCAGGCCTTTTTGACCGAGCGCGGCCCCGTGCTGATCGAGGTCAACCCGCGCTTCGGGGGTGGCTTCCCGCTCGCCTACGCCGCCGGCGGCCACTATCCCGAGTGGCTGCTCGCCCTGCTCGCGGGTGAAGCGGTGCCGCCCCGCCTGGGGGAGTACCAGCGGGGGCTCTACATGACCCGCTACAACGTCGAGCACTTCACCACGGAGCTCCTGTGGGAGGGTTAG
- a CDS encoding glycosyltransferase: protein MTAPTATSPLRVLFILSALRKNGAVLSTLTTIAHLDRRRFQPQLFVVERGEAWGDVLRGVEVLYGASSGGALRKASQLPPTLYRLARRSDVIVGGLEMAPTFLAVLAAQLTGKPSVGFVRNSLPEVLAALPPRYAALSKLFYPRLTRAVAISEGIRESVQKLYPALAGRTETVYIPLDLARAERYAAAPPPEGAPERPYLVAVGRLEPQKGFDILLRAYARLRAAGVTHPLVIVGEGREAARLRELAASLGVEDGVRFPGFQENPYAWIRGAEVFVSSSRFEGFCRVIAEAMAVGTPVVATDCPSGPAEVLEGGRAGVLVRSEDPEALAKGIAGLLSDPEARARFRERGRERVRAFSPERVVARFGEVLEGVAGRG from the coding sequence GTGACGGCCCCCACGGCGACCTCGCCGCTGCGCGTCCTCTTCATCCTCAGCGCGCTCCGCAAAAACGGCGCGGTGCTCAGCACCCTCACCACGATCGCGCACCTCGACCGGCGCCGCTTTCAGCCGCAGCTCTTCGTGGTGGAACGCGGCGAAGCGTGGGGGGACGTGCTCCGCGGCGTCGAGGTCCTTTACGGCGCCTCGTCGGGGGGGGCGCTGCGCAAGGCCTCCCAGTTGCCGCCAACGCTCTACCGGCTCGCACGGCGCTCGGATGTGATCGTCGGCGGGCTCGAGATGGCCCCGACGTTTCTGGCGGTCTTGGCCGCTCAGCTCACCGGCAAACCGTCGGTGGGGTTCGTGCGCAACTCCCTCCCCGAGGTGCTAGCGGCCCTGCCGCCGCGCTACGCAGCGCTCTCGAAGCTTTTTTACCCGCGCCTGACGCGCGCTGTGGCGATCTCCGAGGGTATCCGCGAGAGCGTCCAAAAGCTCTACCCGGCGCTCGCGGGGCGCACCGAGACGGTCTACATCCCGCTCGACCTGGCGCGCGCCGAACGCTACGCCGCGGCTCCCCCCCCCGAAGGGGCGCCGGAGCGCCCCTATCTGGTCGCGGTCGGGCGGCTCGAGCCGCAAAAGGGCTTTGATATCCTCCTGCGCGCCTACGCGCGGCTGCGCGCTGCGGGCGTCACGCACCCCTTGGTGATCGTCGGCGAGGGGCGGGAGGCGGCGCGGCTACGCGAGCTGGCGGCGTCGCTGGGGGTCGAGGACGGGGTGCGCTTCCCCGGCTTTCAGGAAAACCCCTACGCCTGGATTCGCGGCGCCGAGGTGTTCGTCTCGAGCTCGCGCTTCGAGGGGTTTTGCCGCGTGATCGCCGAGGCGATGGCGGTCGGCACCCCGGTCGTGGCGACCGACTGCCCGAGCGGCCCCGCCGAGGTGTTGGAGGGTGGTCGCGCGGGGGTGCTCGTTAGGAGCGAAGACCCCGAGGCGCTGGCAAAGGGGATCGCGGGGCTCCTCAGTGACCCCGAGGCGCGCGCGCGCTTCCGCGAGCGTGGGCGGGAGCGGGTCCGGGCGTTTTCCCCAGAGCGCGTCGTCGCGCGTTTTGGCGAGGTGCTCGAGGGGGTCGCGGGGCGGGGTTGA
- a CDS encoding HAD family hydrolase, with amino-acid sequence MKRTAVYSFDVFDTCLVRTVARPTDAFYLLAERVLGVEGGGGCRFGREEVSELARARIEAERAAHRRRSGEEISLADIYAELPDFSAWGVSASAMQEAEVALERDLMRPVAAVRRRVRALREAGARVVFVSDMYLPKDALRAMLVSCGYEVPEDALYVSSDLGLTKRSGNLFKHVLAREGVSAAELLHCGDGVESDFLGARKVGVRAELFTGAQLNRFEKAMLRVPTDRPWVTSQVAGIARAVRLGFDLPEGAEDEARASVEIAASVVAPLLAGFVLWVLEDARARALKRLYFVARDGQVLHKVARALREGVTEKRPEAAARYPEARYLYGSRQAWYLPSAFSLARDEVEFILLTGQSSAPRHNLRRLNLTPEALEAPLRRHGFPPETWEEQLTGEAAERFWRFVEDPEVAPRILAEAERAREVALAYFEQEGLLADDHWALVDVGWTLRTQASLKKLLAAKGQPHLLGYYLGVSKTRFSALAYGQARAYLLEEVEDDVVSGVRTLFQNKGLIDQVFTMADHGSTRGYACTASGRVEPVLSPLPAHPKREAFLRTIQGVAEAFALELGRSAASLYERELRACARLVTGMLIARPTRREARALAWAPISDDPNELRAAPLAKALSARDLYRIVRDVGARVQRARAGRAAAGSRTVPKLFYKDLSWGFSWLEGSVALSGPLAKVALFGFHTLQWASREKKAVASTPIAWWQRLRGGWRTWRRA; translated from the coding sequence ATGAAACGTACGGCAGTCTATTCTTTTGACGTTTTTGACACCTGTTTGGTGCGCACCGTCGCGCGGCCGACCGACGCGTTCTACCTCTTGGCCGAGCGGGTGTTGGGGGTAGAGGGGGGCGGGGGTTGCCGCTTTGGGCGCGAAGAGGTGAGCGAGCTCGCGCGCGCGCGCATTGAAGCCGAGCGCGCGGCGCACCGGCGGCGCTCGGGTGAGGAGATCTCGCTCGCTGACATCTACGCCGAGCTGCCCGACTTTAGCGCCTGGGGCGTCTCGGCCTCGGCGATGCAGGAGGCGGAGGTGGCGCTCGAGCGCGACCTCATGCGCCCCGTGGCCGCGGTGCGGCGGCGCGTCAGGGCGCTGCGCGAGGCGGGCGCGCGCGTGGTCTTCGTGTCGGACATGTACCTGCCCAAAGATGCGCTGCGCGCGATGCTCGTCTCGTGCGGTTACGAGGTGCCCGAGGACGCGCTTTACGTCTCGAGCGACCTCGGGCTGACCAAGCGCAGCGGCAACCTCTTTAAACACGTCTTGGCCCGCGAGGGCGTCTCCGCAGCCGAGCTGCTGCACTGCGGCGACGGCGTCGAGAGCGACTTTTTGGGGGCGCGCAAGGTGGGGGTGCGCGCCGAGCTCTTTACCGGCGCGCAGCTCAACCGCTTTGAAAAGGCGATGCTAAGGGTACCGACCGACAGGCCCTGGGTCACCTCGCAAGTGGCCGGCATCGCCCGCGCCGTTCGGCTCGGTTTCGACCTTCCGGAGGGCGCCGAAGACGAGGCGCGCGCGAGCGTGGAGATCGCCGCGAGCGTGGTGGCGCCGCTCCTTGCTGGTTTCGTCCTCTGGGTGTTAGAGGACGCGCGCGCGCGCGCGCTAAAGCGGCTCTACTTCGTGGCGCGCGACGGCCAGGTGCTCCACAAGGTCGCCCGTGCGCTGCGCGAGGGCGTAACCGAAAAGCGCCCCGAGGCGGCTGCGCGCTACCCGGAGGCGCGCTACCTCTACGGCTCGCGCCAAGCGTGGTACTTGCCCTCGGCGTTTTCGCTCGCGCGCGACGAGGTCGAGTTTATCCTCCTCACCGGCCAGTCCTCGGCGCCGCGCCACAACCTCAGGCGCCTCAACCTGACCCCAGAGGCGCTCGAAGCGCCCTTGAGGCGCCACGGCTTTCCGCCGGAGACGTGGGAGGAGCAGCTCACCGGGGAGGCGGCGGAGCGGTTTTGGCGCTTTGTCGAAGACCCCGAGGTGGCGCCCCGCATCCTCGCCGAGGCCGAGCGGGCGCGCGAGGTGGCGCTCGCGTACTTTGAACAAGAGGGGCTCTTAGCGGATGACCACTGGGCGCTCGTCGACGTCGGGTGGACGCTGCGCACGCAGGCGTCGCTCAAAAAGCTGCTCGCCGCCAAGGGGCAGCCGCACCTTTTGGGTTACTACTTAGGCGTCTCCAAAACCCGCTTTTCGGCGCTCGCGTACGGTCAGGCGCGGGCGTACCTGCTCGAAGAGGTCGAAGACGACGTCGTTTCGGGGGTGCGCACGCTCTTTCAGAACAAGGGGCTCATCGACCAGGTGTTTACCATGGCCGACCACGGCAGCACGCGCGGCTACGCCTGTACGGCGAGCGGGCGCGTGGAACCCGTGCTCTCACCGCTGCCCGCGCACCCCAAACGCGAGGCGTTTTTACGGACCATTCAGGGGGTCGCAGAAGCGTTTGCGCTCGAGCTAGGGCGCAGTGCGGCGAGCCTGTACGAGCGCGAGCTGCGCGCCTGCGCGCGCTTGGTGACGGGGATGCTGATCGCGCGCCCGACCCGCCGCGAGGCGCGCGCGCTCGCCTGGGCGCCGATTAGCGACGACCCCAACGAGCTGCGCGCGGCGCCGCTCGCTAAAGCGTTGTCGGCGCGCGACCTCTACCGGATCGTGCGTGACGTCGGCGCGCGCGTGCAGAGGGCGCGCGCCGGGCGGGCTGCGGCGGGCAGCCGCACGGTACCCAAGCTCTTTTACAAGGACCTCTCGTGGGGTTTTTCGTGGCTCGAGGGCTCCGTGGCGCTCTCCGGCCCGCTCGCCAAGGTCGCGCTCTTCGGGTTTCACACGCTGCAGTGGGCGAGCCGTGAAAAGAAAGCGGTGGCCAGCACCCCCATCGCCTGGTGGCAGCGCCTGCGCGGGGGGTGGCGCACGTGGAGACGCGCGTGA
- a CDS encoding transporter substrate-binding domain-containing protein, whose protein sequence is MMRLTPLRSAALPLALLGLASLALAQEGAQDTAVPDLGGRTLLIGSDTTYPPFETVNQEGEIVGFDVDVMNAICERINCVAQFQTTAWDGIFAALANGEFDMVASGVSITPEREQIVDFTIPYYEVSQAIAVRVGDEDLTIADFEEGNLVLGAQTGTTNAMTAERLAGRERTRLYDTFATAIQALLTGDVDGVVIDDVTADAFAAQYAGQLVVSIREVASGDQLGFVVPQGDPLVDALNAGIEMIQADGTLDALVQKWLVAEE, encoded by the coding sequence ATGATGCGACTGACACCCCTACGCTCCGCCGCCCTGCCGCTCGCCCTTCTCGGCCTCGCGTCGCTCGCCCTGGCGCAAGAGGGCGCTCAGGACACAGCCGTGCCCGACCTCGGCGGGCGAACGCTGCTGATCGGTTCGGACACCACCTACCCGCCCTTTGAGACCGTCAACCAAGAGGGCGAGATCGTCGGCTTCGACGTCGACGTGATGAACGCCATCTGCGAGCGCATCAACTGCGTCGCCCAGTTTCAGACGACTGCCTGGGACGGCATCTTCGCCGCGCTGGCCAACGGCGAGTTCGACATGGTCGCCTCCGGCGTATCGATCACGCCCGAGCGCGAGCAGATCGTCGACTTCACCATCCCCTACTACGAGGTCAGCCAAGCGATCGCCGTACGCGTCGGCGACGAAGACCTGACGATCGCCGACTTCGAGGAAGGAAACCTGGTGCTCGGCGCGCAGACCGGTACGACGAACGCCATGACCGCCGAGCGGCTCGCCGGGCGCGAGCGCACGCGCCTCTACGACACCTTCGCGACCGCCATCCAGGCGCTCCTCACGGGCGACGTCGACGGCGTCGTGATCGACGACGTCACCGCCGACGCCTTCGCCGCGCAGTACGCCGGGCAGCTCGTCGTCAGCATCCGCGAGGTCGCATCGGGCGACCAGCTGGGTTTCGTCGTCCCCCAGGGCGACCCGCTCGTCGACGCGCTCAACGCCGGTATCGAGATGATCCAAGCCGACGGCACCCTCGACGCGCTCGTTCAAAAGTGGCTCGTCGCCGAGGAGTAG
- a CDS encoding amino acid ABC transporter permease codes for MSRAPDNPLSGLGSAPARPAPAAPSRPRGRWSRLRPSYLVLLAALPFVVYLFVSAPDYTRALAYIGPGLGVTVAVTVAAYAGALVLGLGLAGLLLLKLGRRTLLTFGALVLAALLGSLFFFTRPPVTYALVGQPGGRVAIIQGTPSRVVTPIQTGRYAGEGAEGAGFAVRAAISAEAALAALEAGTVSAALIPQEALPAGANVLWETTFLPPEARNPALVLGVLGVLLAMLTAAAARSREHPLAVFAELYVDMIRGIPMLVIILYVGFPLQAALRDATGGLLNMPILMRGGVAIALGYAAYMAEIFRAGIEAIPKGQLEAARSLGLSSWQSARFVVLPQALRIVTPPLGNEFIAMLKDTSLLSILGVRELTQLTREYQASNFQVFPPFNTVALLYIGLTLAASSLLKWLEGRTKFGR; via the coding sequence GTGAGCCGCGCGCCCGACAACCCGCTGAGCGGCTTGGGGAGCGCCCCGGCGCGCCCCGCCCCCGCAGCGCCGAGCCGCCCGCGAGGCCGCTGGAGCCGGCTGCGGCCGAGCTACCTCGTCCTGCTCGCCGCGCTGCCCTTCGTCGTCTACCTGTTTGTCAGCGCCCCCGACTACACGCGGGCGCTCGCCTACATCGGACCCGGGCTCGGGGTGACGGTCGCCGTGACGGTCGCGGCCTACGCGGGAGCGCTCGTGCTCGGTCTGGGGCTCGCAGGGCTTTTGCTCCTTAAACTGGGGCGCCGCACGCTGCTTACCTTCGGCGCCCTCGTCCTCGCCGCGCTCCTCGGCAGCCTCTTTTTCTTTACCCGCCCCCCCGTGACCTACGCGCTCGTCGGGCAGCCGGGTGGGCGCGTCGCCATCATCCAGGGGACCCCCTCGCGGGTCGTCACCCCCATCCAGACGGGCCGCTACGCCGGTGAGGGGGCCGAGGGGGCGGGCTTTGCGGTGCGCGCTGCGATCAGCGCCGAAGCGGCGCTGGCGGCTTTGGAAGCGGGCACCGTGAGCGCCGCCTTGATCCCCCAAGAGGCGCTGCCGGCGGGGGCAAACGTCCTCTGGGAGACGACCTTCTTGCCCCCCGAGGCGCGCAACCCGGCGCTCGTCTTGGGGGTGCTCGGGGTGCTTTTGGCGATGCTCACCGCCGCCGCCGCCCGCAGCCGCGAGCACCCCCTGGCGGTCTTTGCCGAGCTCTACGTCGACATGATCCGCGGTATCCCCATGCTGGTCATTATCCTCTACGTGGGCTTTCCCCTGCAGGCGGCCCTGCGCGACGCCACGGGCGGTCTTCTCAACATGCCCATCCTGATGCGCGGGGGGGTCGCCATCGCCCTCGGGTACGCGGCCTACATGGCCGAAATCTTCCGCGCGGGGATCGAAGCCATCCCCAAAGGGCAGCTCGAGGCGGCGCGCAGCCTGGGGCTCTCGAGCTGGCAGAGCGCGCGCTTCGTCGTGCTGCCCCAAGCCCTGCGGATCGTCACCCCGCCCCTCGGCAACGAGTTTATCGCCATGCTCAAAGACACCTCGCTGCTCTCGATCCTGGGGGTGCGCGAGCTCACGCAGCTCACCCGCGAGTACCAGGCATCGAACTTCCAGGTGTTTCCGCCCTTTAACACCGTGGCGCTCCTCTACATCGGCCTGACGCTGGCCGCCTCGAGCCTACTCAAATGGCTCGAAGGGCGCACGAAGTTCGGCAGGTGA
- a CDS encoding cation:proton antiporter — protein sequence MSPLSVLALFFVALLVCRAAAGALRRLGSPATVLEIGFGFVIGNYLLQAHEVALMRGFAELGTVILFFFVGLTMQTASFRGAGRHVLRIAGLGSLVPMATMFALSPLLALGRAELLLATAVIMTSGAGVAARVLSEGGFLASRTGRVLVAASIVDDLPSLLFLTFATTVAAATGTFAAALARPLLTLLLLFGGLKLLSRLPWLRGAPALYPLGVAVCAAWLSAQAGVTALAGAFLSGYLLGPLVRQREVVYIESLLDLCVPIFFLFVGTLISARALFDTGSWALAAPLVGACLVTPLPIALALGERARRDGCDPWLVAFGMMPRGLPGLVFATTAFLGGLIPAKLFSALVIAVTVSNLVGPAAMTLRMNHLRRVGGFLDALPGEAAT from the coding sequence ATGTCGCCCCTTAGTGTCCTCGCCCTTTTTTTCGTCGCGCTCCTCGTGTGCCGCGCCGCCGCTGGGGCGCTGCGGCGCCTCGGCAGCCCCGCGACGGTCCTCGAGATCGGCTTCGGCTTCGTGATCGGCAACTACCTGCTCCAGGCGCACGAGGTCGCCCTGATGCGCGGCTTTGCGGAGCTCGGCACCGTCATCCTCTTTTTCTTCGTCGGCCTGACCATGCAGACGGCGTCGTTTCGGGGCGCCGGACGCCACGTGCTGCGCATCGCCGGCCTCGGCTCGCTCGTCCCGATGGCCACCATGTTCGCGCTCTCGCCGCTTTTGGCCCTTGGGCGCGCCGAACTCCTGCTCGCGACCGCCGTCATCATGACCTCGGGGGCGGGCGTCGCCGCGCGCGTCCTCAGCGAGGGGGGGTTTCTCGCGTCGCGCACGGGGCGGGTGCTCGTCGCCGCCTCGATCGTCGACGACCTCCCGAGCCTCCTCTTTCTCACGTTTGCCACCACCGTCGCCGCCGCTACCGGTACCTTCGCCGCCGCGCTCGCGCGCCCGCTGCTGACCCTGCTGCTCCTTTTCGGCGGCCTCAAGCTGCTCTCGCGGCTCCCCTGGCTGCGGGGCGCCCCCGCGCTCTACCCGCTCGGCGTCGCCGTGTGCGCCGCTTGGCTCTCGGCGCAAGCGGGCGTGACCGCGCTCGCGGGGGCGTTTTTGAGCGGCTACCTGCTCGGCCCGCTCGTGCGCCAGCGCGAGGTCGTCTACATCGAGTCGCTGCTCGACCTGTGCGTACCCATCTTTTTCCTCTTCGTCGGGACGCTGATCTCGGCGCGCGCCCTTTTCGACACGGGTAGCTGGGCGCTCGCCGCGCCCCTCGTCGGGGCGTGTCTCGTCACCCCCCTACCCATCGCGCTCGCGCTCGGTGAGCGGGCGCGCCGCGACGGCTGCGACCCGTGGCTCGTCGCCTTCGGGATGATGCCGCGGGGCTTGCCGGGGTTGGTGTTCGCGACCACCGCGTTTTTGGGCGGGCTCATCCCCGCCAAGCTCTTTTCAGCCCTCGTCATCGCCGTCACGGTGAGCAACCTCGTCGGCCCCGCCGCGATGACGCTCCGCATGAACCACCTAAGGAGGGTCGGGGGGTTTCTCGACGCCCTCCCCGGCGAGGCGGCGACTTAG
- a CDS encoding CPBP family glutamic-type intramembrane protease yields the protein MPPHVQRFVPLAALLAVTVLWVAHGAWLWGAPFALLFGVALRYESPYRRRRYLALAAAVVVLALAPISTDTSPYNFVLLGAFFLSAIALPALVLWHEDPHPVTFKLLPERLEPLELFYVLLSVPLAWGAFALYFGVLSPEVPFNWSLPRVPDDASLLRLFVGINLVGIWDELFFINVCYAVLRGLFGARTANVAQAVIYTTVLYTMAFRGVGPVFVYLFALTQGAMYERSRALLWVLVVHLIVDYFLFQAIVSAYYPGLSVWWHGRL from the coding sequence GTGCCCCCTCACGTACAGCGCTTCGTACCGCTCGCCGCGCTCCTCGCCGTGACCGTGCTCTGGGTGGCGCACGGGGCGTGGCTCTGGGGCGCGCCCTTCGCGCTCCTTTTCGGCGTCGCCCTCCGCTACGAGAGCCCCTACCGCCGCCGCCGCTACCTGGCGCTCGCCGCCGCCGTGGTGGTGCTCGCGCTCGCGCCCATCAGCACCGACACGAGCCCCTACAACTTCGTGCTACTAGGCGCCTTTTTTCTCTCGGCGATCGCCCTGCCCGCGCTGGTGCTGTGGCACGAAGACCCGCACCCGGTGACCTTCAAACTGCTGCCCGAGCGGCTCGAGCCTTTGGAGCTGTTCTACGTCCTGCTCTCGGTGCCGCTCGCGTGGGGGGCGTTCGCGCTCTACTTCGGCGTCCTGAGCCCCGAGGTGCCCTTTAACTGGAGCCTGCCGCGGGTGCCGGACGACGCCTCGTTGCTGCGGCTTTTCGTCGGGATCAACTTGGTCGGCATCTGGGACGAGCTGTTTTTCATCAACGTCTGCTACGCCGTACTGCGCGGGCTCTTCGGGGCGCGCACCGCCAACGTGGCGCAAGCGGTGATCTACACGACTGTCCTCTACACGATGGCCTTTCGCGGCGTCGGTCCCGTGTTCGTCTACCTCTTCGCGCTCACCCAGGGGGCGATGTACGAGCGCTCGAGGGCGCTCCTGTGGGTGCTCGTCGTCCACCTCATCGTGGACTACTTTCTCTTCCAGGCGATCGTCTCGGCGTACTACCCGGGGCTCTCGGTGTGGTGGCACGGACGGCTATGA